Below is a genomic region from Miscanthus floridulus cultivar M001 chromosome 1, ASM1932011v1, whole genome shotgun sequence.
CGCCATAGCCTGACCCAGCACTCGCTCCACACCGATCGCTTGTGCGCGAACGcctcgggccaaaccaagacgctcgcagcgtcatTACCAATCATCGTCGGGTCTGGCATGACgatgacgtccatcgggcggCGGTGAGAGCAGACGACACGGGCTCcgaccgaaccatcgaggggaccgGTGAAATGCACCCTAGGCGTAGTCACTGACCcaacgaccggagtcccagcccagatggcctgagaccataggcctttggccggcgtatccagagagcgccgttcccatagcgcttccgaccgccaaccaacatcgccaaatatactGGGGAAAcaaatcccggtatatggctcgaaggcTTCTAGCTCGTCTGTCGAGCtgggggagtggatgatgatcacttcatcattcagtacctctccatctgcatgggggaacatgttcaagcatggctcaaattcctcccgcacgacaacatccacgactaggcggacctcaagaggatcttcatcgggaatttccatGGGACGTTTGTCCatcctgggaactcctaggacctcaagagctaccaattGGAGCCTAGTGAGTCCCTGCAGGATTACATCCGCAGGTTCTCGaagtggtgcaactcccttcctgatgtcgtcgacgcagaTGTCATCAGTACATTCCTCTTCGagacaacctacgagtccctgatctAGAAGCTTGGTtgcctgaagccccataccacccgcgaccttCTCAACGTAgccacgaaccacgcctccggcgaggaggcggtcagagcagtATTCAACGGAGGCCAAgacaagcgcgaggaccaaggcgACGGCctctccacatagaggggcaagaagaataagaaggatcaACACTGAACGGCCAACTCTACGTTGGTCGCCGTAGCTGATTGGgagggcaagcagccccagtagggccTGCCTGGCCACATCGACAAGCTCACgaatagcccatgcaccaaccatgcttaccccGTCAAGCACATCTATAAGGATTGAGAGCTCCTCAAGCATTTCCgacgataggccggtgggccaaaagaaggaaaaggtaaggagacaacaaccaagaaaggaggcacggcggacaaggatggggacagcttccccgaccctgaggaatgcatcatgatcttcgggggatccgatgccgtctactccaagcgccagcacaaagtgcgctacagagaggcgTGCGTCGCCAAAATggctgtcccctccttccttcgctAGTTGGAATCTTTGATCACTTTTGATCGGAGGGACTATCCATCCCACATCGCCAAACCAGGATGCTACTCgctcgtcatcgaccccatcgtccgcaagaagcgccttagcaaggtgttgatggacagaggcagtggcctcaacatcctctatatcgacaccctcgacgccatgtgcatcccccggtAGGAGCTCTAACcggcgagctctcccttccacagcgTGATCCCTAGAGCATAGGCATACccgcttgggcagatcgacctgcccatcatgtttggcgaccaAGCCAATTTCCGCTCGGAGgtgctcaccttcgaggtggtggacttcccaaggtcttaccacaccatcttggggcggacatgctacgccaagttcatggtggtccccaactacacctacctaaagctgaagatatCAGGACTGAACGACGTCATCGCTGTGGatagcaccttctcgcacgccttcatgtgcgaccgtgagcattatgagctcgtcactaccatcatcaactcttctgagctcccatggctcggggacttatcgaccccagcagtcccggactgcaacaaaccaaccttctCGATGCCCTTCCACCCACTTGAGGAAACTAAgacggtggggatcgaccccacttaTCCAACCAAGACAGTGCAGATCGGGACCCAGCtgctagccaaataggaatgtgagctcatcgacttcctgcgtgccaatcgcgatgtcttcgcatggaaaccatcTAACATGTCGGGCATACCGTGGTACATCATCGAGCATGCActgtgcctcatcctaggctcaaagcctacCAAGCAACACCTGTGTTGCTTTGACGACGAgtggcgtagggccataggcgaggaggtcgccaaactcctggcagccggattcatcagagaggtattccactctgactggcttgccaatcctgttcttgttaaaaagaagaccaggaaataaagaatgtgcgttgattatactggcctcaacaaagcgtatccaaaggatcactttcctttgccgcgcatagaccagatagccaactccaccttgggatgtgagatcctctcctttctggatgcctactcaggctatcaccagatcacgatgaaagagactgatcagctcgcaacctcattcaacaccccatatggttcgtactattatgtaaccatgccattcggtctgaagaatgttgGCACCAccaaccaaaggtgcatgcaacaatgctttgccgatcaaatcaacccgctcgattagcctgatcaagccaagcggccgaaaccaacaatcgccgtctatgttgatgacatagtggtcaaaatggctcaagcttgcgacctgatcgcaaacttggctgcgatattcatgaacctccgaaggttcaacatcaaattgaatcccaaaaaatgtgtttttggggttccaaaggagaagctgcttggatacatcattttcgaacgcggcatcgaggccaaccccaaaacaatcacaaccatctccaacatgggctccatacacaacgtcaagggtttacaaaggctcaccgactgTCTGGCCACCCTAAGCTGGTTCATCTTCCCGCTCGACgagcgagggatgcctctctacaagctactCAAAAGGACAAACACGTTCgtttggactgaggaagcacaacaggctttggagagcctcaaagcgtcactgacatcggccccaatcctcatcactcCCGAACGAGGAGAACCCCTCTCCTCTACttcgcggcaagcaaccacgtggtgagcgctgccctggtcatcgaaagggaggagccgggacatcaccttaaggtccaacggcctgtatacttcatcggggagatactcaccgaccccaaggtccggtacccctaggtgcagaaactgcTATATGTCGTGCTGATGGCAAcccgaaagctcctgcactacttcaccgactacttcatacccactcagagacatcatccgcaaccgcgacgccactggatggatctccaagtgggcactcgaactcatgggccacgacatcaggtatatcccctataccgctattaagtctcaagctctagcggattttgtcgctgaatggacggaggtccagctaccgaccccagacGTTACCCATGAGTACCGggcgatgtacttcgacgggtccgtaatggcacccggctcgggggctggagtggttctgatctccccagacatgagtaggctctgctacgccatccgcctccactttttggcctcaaacaatgccacggaatacgaggccctcatcaacgggctacgcatcgccatcgatcTCGGCGCTACATGGCTCTACGTCTGCGGTGACACAGAGCttgtcatcgaccaggtcatgaaggagtcctcttgcaaaagcccctcaTGGCAttatactgccaggaggtgtgcaagctcgaggacaaattctaggggatcgagctgcatcacatcccccaaaaggacaacgatgccgccaatttcctcacaaaattggccgccaggcgagaTCTAACTctgagcggggtcttcatcaatgacctccatgagccatccgcccacatcctagaaggtccgatccagacacaccccgatgccaacccaatgctcgggggctccgaccctagtgcctccatgacgatGTCGCCCGCCGACAtcgccgtgttggcactcgatcaaactgactagcgagcgctgctactcgcctacctcctcgaggaggttctcccacccgaaaggactaaagCTTGACGGATCGCTCAACGCACTAAGACGTTCGTCACCAtcggtgatgagctctacaagcgaagtccatcgggggtactcatgaagtgcatccctaccaaccaagaaaaacagctcctcctcaaggtccatgccaaaatctatggacatcatgcgaccccaaggttgctggtcagaaaagcctttcgccaaggtttttactaacccaccgcactacgagatgcagaggaggttgtctacaggtgcgagggatgccagttctacgctcggtaaactcatttgccagcacaacaactccaaaccatccccatcacctggccatttgtggtctggggactcgacatggtaggacccctcaaaaagggcccgggcggcttcactcacctactcatagcagttgaCAAGTTCACTaaatggatagaggcaaagcccatcaccaaaATCCGCTTGgaggaggcagtcaagttcttcctcgacatcatctaccggtttggcattcctaactatatcatcactgaccacgaaactaccttcaccgggaagaagttcctggacttcagtgatgggtACGGCATCAGAATCGACTGGGTCTCGGTCGGACATCTACGTACTAACAGTcaagtcgagcgtgccaatgaCATGGTCCTCCAaagacttaagccacgcatctttgaccaactcaacaagtatgccgagcgatgggttgcagaggtcccaatgATCCTCTGGAGGctgagaacgaccccaaactgatccatagggttcacaccctcttcctggcctacggagctgaagcagtgctgccctccgacatcGACCATGGcgtcccaagagtgaaggccttcgaccgtgACTGGGCCATGGAGGCTTAGCAAGacgtagtcgacctgctcgaggaggcccacgagatgatcatcatccgctccgctcgctaccagtagactctccgtaggtaccacgagaggaaaatcagaggaaggatcctcgaggtcggagacctcgtgcTTCGAAGGAACCAGTCGACCAAgaagaagcacaaactctctccgccatgggaaggaccctatacggtgatcgaAGTGATCCGACCAGGCGCCTACCGATTAAAGGACAACAACAgcgacgttctcaccaacacttggaacatcaaacaATTACATcattttgtggcagaaccgcctaatctaatagctcctaggagtgcttgtcttcaattagacactaagcactcaaggaaggacactaaattactcagttctgtcgggcacaccccatgggagaacccaaaaatcaacATTttcgccatcaggatcacaaatgagagaataaagcttacatcattcttaatcatttcttacatcacttttaatacaacatcagagtacaatatttattattataacagcggaatgtaatcatattatcagagttacgaACATTTTAAttgaacagcagaatataaacatgtgaacagagttacaacggaaataaacaggtattcatggcatgatgaagcattggtatataagctatgacaacagattataaagctttcatttataaaaacatttggtgagagttataaataaacactatgatcgcagcgtaaaggaaatcctctctgagcccaccaggaggaatccacacacaagagtcagctcaagcctccatctgtcacctacaatagggggaataaaagcctgagtactcaattgtactcagtaagacttacttgacaagagaaaagagaagactccaaggatatgcaaggctgtcTGGCTTATGGGttgattgcatttgcaggaagcattactaagcgtgcgtccttatattcgatttttaataAACtgtcgcattggttcattaactaaccattctatgtagcacatgtgctactttcaagcaggtggtaagcaatcagagttcctttttccaatttccatccttcatctttagttcttactatggtgctaggccACAGACGAGCCATACCGGATTTctcgacgattcgcgaatcaatgcccctagctgggtaccccgaaaacccATGGCCCGCTTGTAcacaaggcacaagcaggacctacccatcaccctcctgtcccgggtgtctaggtccccatccaaactgggactccaagcccccgcccctgagtctcggacttagggcggtgcaaggacctcctccaccaaaaacaaaccctaacagtcggttcggaaagagccggatccgcgacaagagagcaacatgtcttccaagcacccatacccaagtatgtgctcaggataataagtctatgacttgtctagagccttatgcaacgaccggtccttaatcgacacggatagggaaaacagtgtaaccaagccatgccccgcgtccacggcgacacaacctcttacacccaccaatacccaaaccctatccctgcccggtcaccatttttcctttccaccatttatattttctaagtgataataatacagtaatatatttcctatctctcacgagtgacaggcaatcgctcgacttctatcggagtcctgtagcatagcattctacacgatcctgtcatactagtaagactcataggataaagatatatatgcaagtgggtttcattcaactccttaaaacttaatgcacaaatataatttaaactgcagcaaaataagggttatgcaccggggcttgccttcagcgggcacggtgtcagcaaagtcagtgacgggcggCTCCAAAACGTCCTCTTgaacgaggatctcctcctcgtactcttcgacgacttcgtcgtactcTGCTCGCCCGcagtcacgaactctaccaacttgttatctacatgtatgaaatgatgatgcaacgcttagtaatacgagcaacagcaactcttaaaataagaatacatctactaggctactaagctaactctaatgactaatacgcaaagttacctattattcccactaaacaggtatgaaacatttcatgtattaccttagcaactaaaggcattccttattgttaatatcaatttactatatatatgataaaacaaggtgcactagctaccatatttatcaacctattctaaggccacaaaaattacagtgagcacataataatacaatgaacctactgtaaaagaattttagggctagcacttctaccaatgcatcacaaaaattttcattctctaaataaccataatactaACAAGCAACCCAGAATTAATAAGTAACCCTAAAACATTGCAGAAccatacgaactaattacactaacagatggatcatgaatttaggaatctaacaaaatttatttcaccataaataaataaattcaaataagctctagagatgaagaaaatgatattatcggaggaggctaatcatgctattggacttgttgaccaTCACGTGACTGTGAGTCTAGAAATAATGAAGAAGGAGAATGAAGGAATCCTTGTAAGGTTAGCTACCTCGGTCGATTACAGCTCGAAGAGGGAGATCGGCAGAGCGCAGCCTTCCTAGACAAGAACAGAGGAACTCAatttagagagtaagatggtgagcggCGGAGTGGGACAGCTCGGCGGGCTTAGCGtgtcctttataggcaggagaCGTGAAGGCGCGATAGCGATgcgtcgtaaggttagtggctaactagcttgcttaaaggtaaaaaAACGATGCCTGTGCACGACGTGTTGCTGTGGATGAACAATGTTTTCTATAGTGAACAATGTTTTCCatgatgaacagtgttttctacggTGAACAATATTTTCTACGTTGCTATAGTGCTGCCGTGTGGAAAATGTGTCTGACCTTCATTTGCAAAGCAACTGAGCAGCGAGCAAATGGAGTGCTCAGCGGGCCGAGCTTACGCGTGAGATTAATGCGTAGCATGTGCGATGTTGCTGCCGGTGGGTCATGTGCTGCCAACTTGACTTACTTGACACGACAAAGTAAAAAGCACCGCGTCTCATAAAAAATATACTGAAGCGTACTTTGCGGGCTTGTGAGTGCCGAGTGCGTGCATGGTAAATTAAGGAGGAGAAGAATAATAAGAGCTAGAGTTGCatcaggatgacaatagtgaATTGAGCTGTGCTAGAGAGTATTTGGTCAAGGAGTAagttagagctcaatttgagaattagtgcaataaaatttaatttcccatttatcacatgcaataatacataaacatgatgctcatgatatggtttagtattttgattaagacgtaacaccgagggtgttacaatgacGTAATAATTTGGGGGATCCAAACGGTCAGGACGGCAGCTGTCGCGGTTATGTTACCAATTTATCTAGGGACTAAAACTAGTCTATACGTAAACGTAAACATGTCACTAGGCCAAACTGTTTCACTGAgcatgcttatcaaaataaacacgtgagtatatatatatatatatatcattttatttattaatggattttattttatttataaaagttgtttttcatgcttaatctaatagtacAAAACGTTCGCTGgcatcgtcgttcgacattcctaaatatttctacgcactgagtaatttaacttaggTATTTATTTGAGCCCACGAACTAAGCCACACAGGATTCACTTCGCATCAAGTAtcttttaaatcaaaaattccgagaaactcgtttctaAAATttgtcttaggcctaaatcgcggtgctaaaggagctcgtaacactaggggtgttacacgtTTCTTCCACTAAATTTCGGTCTTTACTGTTTTTTCATTCAATGTGCGCTCCTGCAAAAGCACCCCGGCTCGAACACTTTTGGCCTGGGTCGCTCATGGGCTCCAtaggggtgcgataccacctctctttttttactattatatggtaaatatatttttacccgaacgaaagggtagtccgttcctttaattatctTACATAACTTTGCTTCAACATTCCAACCAATCGCACCctgcctctacctatggttacgagcagctaagcctcgcgggccatgcccgggctcttaaggttgcaacctatgggacgaacgggcaggtgcgaaaaataaagaataaaaacaaagctatgctaaggtaaaaataaggaatggacagaacaagcttccctgaacgaagtaattcatcacaaaacaaaaattgatgtattcatcaatACAACTGTTCACACGGAGGCTCCCTCATGAACTTAAACTATTACATCTGCTGGCTACTTCTACTGTAGCCGCCCGGCGGCATCGGCTGACGACATGATCGGCGAAGATAAAGGCTGCCGCCCTCCGACAGGGCAACGCTCGGCTCAGACAGAGCATCTGACCTGACCTCCACTCCATCCGTAGGCTAGGTGACATCTTCTTGACGCACGCCTTCAGCCACGCTCGCATGGAGAGCCTCCATCATCCACTACGCGAAGACTTCCTTGCCCACCAAACTATGCGGGTGGCAGTAAGCTTTCCCCGAGCGCACAGATGGCGTCCTCGAGCGCAAAGTCTAGGTCCAGGTGTCTTTCGGAGGCAGGCACCAAGTACCGCAACAAGTTCACAAGTGCACGGGCATCATCCAAGAGCGTTTACTGCCACCAGACATAACCACCACAGCAAGGGCCCTgcccggttctgctccctcgactttggcaagcacaacgggtacctcaagggcgtcgcacccatagatgctcagcagaagagcatggagctctggACTTTCCCATACAAATGAAGCAACTCCTAGACAGGGACGCTGCCTGCCGAAGTATGGCCACCATAGCTGGAGGATGtttctgacatctcatcaaactttatgaactggccgacCTAAGCAGCTGTAGGGGTGAAACCCCCCACTGGCGCAGTCCCAAgaggcttcccctccgacaaagctcTCCCAGTGAAGATCCGCTGGAAAAaatccacatgtggctccatctcgaggaatgcctcacagacggtgatgaaGACGGCGACGTACAGTAgcccagtcggattgaggtgctgcagctccagggcccactcattgaggagcccgcgcaggAACTAGAGCTTGGGATATCctagcccacgctcgtggaaggcgatCAAGGAGACGACCTCGCCGGCCCGAGGCCGTCGAAAAGCCTCCCCCAtgggagccctccagtgcaccacctccttcggcagTGGCACCCCCTTCTcagcgaaggcggccagcaccgactcgctcacgatggatgacctccagctcgacattgtgCTTCGGATTCacaaatggatctatgagttttcgCCTCTcgctcgctctcccctttttccACCTAGGAATCACCGCGACACTCAAACGCTcctggtgagaaggaagaaggagaagaggtgggagatgaggaataggcaaagggataggatgaaaaccctctcccttcccctatttaagaagAAGGCACAGCATTTCGGGAAAgatgatggattggggcgaaaaactctctcttcccccattcaatacGGATGGAATACGGCGGGACACGCCCTAACTGATGGGATGCGCCCCGCCTGATGAGATGGTGCCTGATCTgacaggacatggcctaggcatggcccaccactacagcAAGCCAGGCGCGAGAAACAAAACACAATTGTGCGCAGGcggccctctgccttcccaggcgggacttgAAAAGGCCCAACTACGGGATCTCCgcccaggagagaccaacgggcttccttagtccatcggacggctcaggcaaacgctgagagataggtaaggagcaaaagggacgccccatgtgggcagCACCGACtttgtcacgaacgacgagcgcgGATCCcgatcggacatatccgataggagctccttca
It encodes:
- the LOC136467993 gene encoding uncharacterized protein, which translates into the protein MFGDQANFRSEVLTFEVVDFPRSYHTILGRTCYAKFMVVPNYTYLKLKISGLNDVIAVDSTFSHAFMCDREHYELVTTIINSSELPWLGDLSTPAVPDCNKPTFSMPFHPLEETKTVGIDPTYPTKTVQIGTQLLAK
- the LOC136468003 gene encoding uncharacterized protein — translated: MVGPLKKGPGGFTHLLIAVDKFTKWIEAKPITKIRLEEAVKFFLDIIYRFGIPNYIITDHETTFTGKKFLDFSDGGPNDPLEAENDPKLIHRVHTLFLAYGAEAVLPSDIDHGVPRVKAFDRDWAMEA